CGAATGTCTAATCGGAAAAGTTCAACAATGCATCGGCCACCCTTTCGAGAGAGTAGTTTTACGAGTCTCCCCTTGCATCGGGCTGCAGTTGCCGATGACGTAGAGGCAGCCCGGCAGTGCATAGCTAAGGATATGAACCCTTATCAGCCGACAGAAAAAGGGTTAACTCCCCTATACGTGGCCATCGGAAGCAAAGCTGAAGAGgtcgttcgtttgctgctgGACCGTTACGAAGCCGATATGGGAGTGGTGCgtgaaacaatcaaacataGGTTCCTGTGGAAGGTAGAATCGACCGGCTGGCGAAACCGACCAATCTTGATCGCGTGGACCGATACCGAGTGCCAGGAAGCGGTTGAGTTAGCTTCGAATTGTCCCGCCGGGATTCCATTGAATGTGCAAGTGTTCGTATGGCTACGCACCGCTTACAACGGCCACCgatttgtggcgttggatgTTTGCAACCGTGACAGGATGTTGGTAGTGTACCGTTTCATCCACCAGCTTCTCCCGAATGGGGTACTATCGCTGGATCGAAGTGACTACCGTGAAAACTTCGAAAACTATCTTCGATTCGCTTGTCAATCGtctaccgtgaaaatattGGAGCTTTTGATTGCCAAAGGTACCTCGCTGGATGCGGCTTCTGGGGAGGATGGTAAAACACCGTTCATGGGAGCGTGTGTGACTCCTCGCAAAGATATCATAGAGGTTCTGCTGTCGAAATACGGCGATCGGTTTGATCCGAACGCACGCGACCGGGATGACTATAATGCCGTGCATATGCTCGTCCAAAGACAGAGAGCTGATTTGGTGGAGAAAATATTGGAACAGATGGTGAGGCTGCGCGTGGCAAGATTTCGCGAAACGGAGACGCAAGCTTTCAACAAGATCTTTCCTCGTCTATCAGAATACAGCAATAGCTGGTATATGATACGATCCCCGCAGATGAAGAAGCTGTTTACTAAGTACACCAAACAGTACAAGTTGGATTTAAAAGCTCAGTGCGGAGAGAAGACATTGCTTGCCACACTCGTTCAAACCGGTGTGGCTTTGAATTACTGCTTTGAGGCGATCCGAAATGATTTGGAACTGCTGCGTCTGCAAGACAATGGCAGGATGACCGTTCTAcacaatttaattatttataaaCATACAAAGTTCGTCGCTCAGCTATACAGAGATCATGGTACGTTTGTTAGGGACGTGTTCGAAACGAATGACCCTGATTTACGCCCAGGAAATCTGTTGTTGAGCCATTTGTTGCAACCGAGCACGACGGATGAAGCTGGTCTTACCTTCGTGTTGCAACGTCATCGGGAGTTTTTCGCGCGCGACATGGATCAGTTGCGGAAATCAACGGTAGAGATGTACTGGTTTCGAGAAATTGTCTCTACGAGAGTGGTCGAAATTCTCACAAACGCCATCCCTGAGCTTAATAATGCAATAAGCGAGGTTAAAAATTCGAAGCAAGACAACGAGGAAGGTTAGTATAGTATGTTAGATGAAGTTTTACAATGAATTAATTAAGTTCTAATGATTTCTTTTCGCAGTGTTTTATGAAGACGTTCGTGCATTATCTAATAACTTTGCAAAAACGGTGGAACGACTGGAATCAAACGGAAAGCTGCTCGAAGAGTATCTGGATAAAGATGGACGGACTTTATTCCATGTTGCTGTGGATTGGAACGATCGACCTCTGGTTGAACGTTTGCTCGAACGCAAATTCGATGTCCTGCAACGAGATACCAAAGGCTGGCTACCGATTCACTATGCCAGGTCAGAAAGCATTTTCGAGCTACTGTTAGCCAAAGATGAAGAAGGTCAAATGGCACACGTTACCGATGAAGGCTATAACCTATTGCAGATCGCCTGCACTAAGGGTTTTCGTGGGTCGGATGTTatggaaaaacttttaaaCAGTGGCATGGATGTTAATGAACCGGCAGCAAACGGTCAGCTGCCTCTATCGTTGGCTGGATGCTGTGGAACGGTATCATTTTTGCTGAAACACGGGGCGCGTCCCGAACTGCTGAACGAAAAGCTTCTTGAGAGTAGCTTTAAGAACATGCGCTATTGTTCGGCGTGGTGGTTGATACCGGACATTGCTCatttcgattggtttcgcAAAATAGCACACAAATTCCTGCCCTGGATGGTAGGTGGACAGAACAGGGATTTCTTTTCGTGCAGCAATGAG
This genomic window from Anopheles cruzii unplaced genomic scaffold, idAnoCruzAS_RS32_06 scaffold02467_ctg1, whole genome shotgun sequence contains:
- the LOC128276789 gene encoding uncharacterized protein LOC128276789; the protein is MHRPPFRESSFTSLPLHRAAVADDVEAARQCIAKDMNPYQPTEKGLTPLYVAIGSKAEEVVRLLLDRYEADMGVVRETIKHRFLWKVESTGWRNRPILIAWTDTECQEAVELASNCPAGIPLNVQVFVWLRTAYNGHRFVALDVCNRDRMLVVYRFIHQLLPNGVLSLDRSDYRENFENYLRFACQSSTVKILELLIAKGTSLDAASGEDGKTPFMGACVTPRKDIIEVLLSKYGDRFDPNARDRDDYNAVHMLVQRQRADLVEKILEQMVRLRVARFRETETQAFNKIFPRLSEYSNSWYMIRSPQMKKLFTKYTKQYKLDLKAQCGEKTLLATLVQTGVALNYCFEAIRNDLELLRLQDNGRMTVLHNLIIYKHTKFVAQLYRDHGTFVRDVFETNDPDLRPGNLLLSHLLQPSTTDEAGLTFVLQRHREFFARDMDQLRKSTVEMYWFREIVSTRVVEILTNAIPELNNAISEVKNSKQDNEEVFYEDVRALSNNFAKTVERLESNGKLLEEYLDKDGRTLFHVAVDWNDRPLVERLLERKFDVLQRDTKGWLPIHYARSESIFELLLAKDEEGQMAHVTDEGYNLLQIACTKGFRGSDVMEKLLNSGMDVNEPAANGQLPLSLAGCCGTVSFLLKHGARPELLNEKLLESSFKNMRYCSAWWLIPDIAHFDWFRKIAHKFLPWMVGGQNRDFFSCSNEQELEKYEDIRRLLFDSLYEHSKEEASELFARVCHSAIVSCSRWFLDYDYDLNYDHTDDMGYTPLLGLLSYMEEPNYDIVERLLRKPVNVNAVNDSKQTALILFVNRCQSAKWYGHSMDTVRLLLNRGVKIDAQDEDGNTALHHAFENAHWDVVECLIESNANVGLKNAAGKVPCEMAPAFSRFLYGFMKSF